The DNA segment cgcagaagcggactcacACATGCGATTGgggaagcgcagaagcggaaaggctaGAAAGGCctggtgatcgcagaagcggagaccTTAGGGTAAGTAGTTTCCTTTTTAGAAGCGCAAGCGCAGGTGCGCTTAGGGTACCGCAGAAGCGAGCTTTCATGGCCTAAGTgatggccgcacctgcgatggaaattccgcaggtgcggagccacagatTCGGCTAAGGTCTCGCAAAAGCAGAAGTGCTGGACAAAAGgtttaaaatcgagggtttgcgatttttcttcatattttgagatatagAGCACAGATTGAGGCACAATTTTGAGAGAGTTTCGGAGGAAACATTTGGAtaaggattcttgactcatttttgattaatttcaattaatctatcattaatttcttcatttaattaaggacttgggttgagaaatttggggaaaaggtggaaaaaaccttaggccgaattttgaggtttttgatcaagatttttgtatcgatttgggtaattttggtatgggtgaactcgatatcgaatgggtgttcgtattttgtgacttttactcaattctgagacgtgggcccgggtcgaccttttggggcgatttttcaattctttgctaaagtcgtagatttattatttaattagtttcttatagttatatatatagtatgtaattgttttggctagattcgagccgatcggagttggAAATTCGAGGGAATggcattcttattgattgattgagagagatttgaggtaagtaacttgtctaaccttgtgtgggggaaactccccttaggtttGGTACTTTTATGGTATTTGCAATACGTGAaggccatgtacgcgaggtgacgagtgcatactcggattaaatgttaaaaatccggTTCTTTctaagtagtttcctttttaattccttaactgagttactttagcatgtgtagtcatcatgtttagcctaatgtcgcATGTCTACGTGACTTATcttttacttgcaatttgtgcaacatgcttagttggatTTCCTGCTTACTTGATCTTGTATTCGGTCTTTAAATGTAGGATTCCTTGCTGTAGTTTCATTGTCCTATCGGTTatctgttgtgtatttacttttaggactacgaggcggtacctctggagtgcccctgttgcatatttacttttgggagtACGAGACGGTACCTCAGGAGCGCCCCTATtgcgtatttacttttgggactacgaggcggtacctcgggagcgcccctgttgcatatttacttttgggactacgaggcagtacctcggtagctcccctgttgtatatttacttttgggactaccaggcggtacctcgggagtgtccCTGTTgtttatttacttttgggactacgacgCGGTACCTCGGAAGCGctcctgttgtttacctctatttgctgtgTATTTATCTTTCTGTAATTTCTCATTGTTCCCTTCccagtcatttcattatattattatatcttctgccttgtttcctattatttccagtagggccctgacctgacctcgccactactctactgaggttaggcttggcacttactgagtaccgttgtggtgtactcatactatgcttctgcacatgtctttgtgcagatccaggtgcatcttaCCAGCCCCGATATTAGTGTGATGTGTTActgcttggagacttcaaggtacacctgcccgcgaccgcaggccttggagtccccttctattccgtttttctcttatttctttatattttgataggCAGTGATGTATAGGATTATTCGGTACTGTACTTAAAGATTGTGGTTTATatctcaccaggttttgggattttATGTATTAGGTTTTGGTAGACtctttttatgaaattgttggAGTGTTCAAGTTTTAATCTCTTATTAAATATTTTCGCGTATTGTTTATGCTTACCTAGtcctagagactaggtgccgtcacgatatccCACAGAGAAAAATTTGGGCCGTGACATGGTAGTTGTACTTTTGATTTTCTATTGAACTATTGATGTATAATATTTCAATCTTCATCACATTGGTCTTCTttactataacaattattttttaattatcattaAAAAAACTGAAATAGAATGAACAGTGATCATATATTAGCAGAGTAAATGCTTCATAGGAAAGTTAAATGGTTGGTATGTCATTATTGTGATAGTAAATACATGCTATTGTattcaaaataaattttacacCGATTTTACATTTATTCCAATTCCAAAAAAATAGGTATTGTATTAAAACAACTTTGGTATCCGAAACCATTAAATACAATGCAACTAACACCAatacaacttgaaaatcaaagaaagcaATTAAATACAATACTTCTACAATGCATACACAATGACTGGGAaggaattgggacccgtgagttaTGATTATGAGGTGCGGTACCTCGTGGAAGTGCTTGAACAGATCTAGTGTGAAAGCGATTActcttattgagttgttgctgGTTTTCCCTTTATTTGGTTTCTCCGGACTTAGATTGTGATTAGttactctacaacattattacctGACTGCTTCCTGTTGAATATTGTTGTTACtagtgtatcattgcaagtattgTCTTGTATTCCTTATCCTACTTAGCTTTATATAAATATTGTTTCTCTGTTAGTTCATCTACACACTTGTTCGGGTTGTTTAGtttggtaggtgtcttgactgtccctcgtcactactccaccgatgttagtcttgatacttactgggtaccgctatggtgtactcaaactacacttctgcatattttttgtcTAGATCCAGGTGCCTCAGTTGTTGTTGATTATTTGCTGGCTGGTCGAGCTATGGAGACTCAATGTAAACATGTCGTCGCGTTCACGGGCCTTAGAGTCACCTTATGTTATTTTCATTGTACTATGTAGTTTCATCCGAATAGTTGTATTTAGGGATTCTTCTAGTAAACTCAGtatagcttatgacttgtactaccggttttgggaattgtaatttgtATAAGATTTTTATCCCGTATTTTTCATTTGATGGTTGAATTCTTCTAACTATTTTGTAagtgttagtcttacctagtctaagagactaggtaccatcacgacatcctacggtaGAAAATTGGGGTCCTGACAATTGGACACTGAATTGATGAGGTAATATATTAAGCATGATTTGAATAGATTGGAGCAtgaccttttgaattgggatAATATGATAGTTCCAAATTGGGAATTGGAAGATATACATGATGGTGTGGGTGAGGGTGGGGGTGGACGTCCAAGGTTGAATAGATAAAGAGGGTGGATTGATTCATACTTTAAAAGTTCACAAACAGGTGGTAGAAGTGGAGTTAGAGGTAATAGGATGGGTATAGGTGGTGGTAGAAGTGGtggtagaggtggaggtagaggccgtggtagaggtGGTGGAACTCCTCGGCTAGCGGAAGGAATTAAGATAAAGTATAACAAAtttgattaattatttttttacgtAAATACATTGCTTATACTTATTAGTCTTCTTTACTCTAATTACAACAAGATGATGCAACAGTACCACCACAGAGTAGCTTACCTGAAACAATGAAGCAAACTGGAAGTGGAAGACATGACTGTTTAGTTTGAGATGATTTAAGTTTGGAacttattttaatttgatttgagatagatttgttttgaatttattgaCTTTGTTTTGTAATGAGTTTAAACGTGTGGTATTATAATTGTCATTGTTAAATGCTTCATTTTAATGTTACTTTCTTTGAATTTAGAGGACTAGACTAACAAAATATGACTAGTTGCAACTAGTACAGAAGTGAAAGACTTGATAAGATTAAAATCAGTACAAAACTAAGAACTAAAATACTCACATCTTGACATTACTAAAAACGAAAAAAATCCAGTTTGCAACTTAAACCCCTACCTTCAACCCCTATCTTGGTATTTAAAACCCTACCTTCAACCCTTACATTCAACCATTTTTTTTTCCGAAAATATTGTATTAACCAACATTCAACTACTATTTTGTAACCCTACCTTCAACCACTACCTTCAACCCTACCCTAGGTATTGATCCACGTATTGCAtttcacttggcatcttgtgccaacattacaactcataaccgcatggatgactcacgtgccaatagaacaatCCTCACATATAAGGCAAGAATACAAGAGTACGTATAATGGTTAATGTCATCACGATTCACCTTTTAAaatcgatatgggtgatttaactatgtttatgcttgtgcaagtgttctaccaaaATTCCagtcaacaaataagagtagagtcaatgaatggcacataagaaacgatcaccatGAAATGTGCGGTGTAACAGAAGcatcaatgaagtttgaagcagcgaccagcacaacaagattagctacacaGAGCTGAGCAAATAGTGCAACACGGAGGAAaacaattaatagtatgctaaggaaaATAACAATCAAAGAGAAGTGCACAGAAAAAGGGGAAATGTGAACAAGagcactcctgaggtaccgcctcctagtctcaaatcgtaaatgaatcacaactttccttatatcaccatgggatcctttatatttagtttttgaaaatcatttttccgaaataacatcccgcgttttagcccacgtTATCActccgcatggcttctagtagttcccctactagccacgcatttcaagctaacattatctcaccgcatgtgttttaacacccagaccttataccaccgcatgcgtatcaataacaacagcatgacagaaacctcgtgcaatacaataacaaccgcacagcAGAAACTTCGTACAAACACATAACAATTTTCTAACACGTATAacaaaaacataacaactcaaataATTGACTTtcacaacatttcctcaaaactatttcaatatcacaaccacgTATAGCCCTCGACTCAACAACTCTAAATACAatgacaacaataataacaacaacaacaacaataacaacaacaataacacaagaatACGGCAattaaatcaacacaagaacttcagaacacaaaAAAATGGAAGAACAAACTCACAGAGAAAGACACAATAGGAAAATAatagtctcaacaagaatagaTCAACAAGGGAGAGGTAATGTGTAACAAGGATTCCACGAAAGTGAAATTCGACAGCAAGAAagatagcatgaatcaatgacaccccaaataagaatacgtcaacattgaaagggataacaaacttcaattaaggctaagcaattgcggaagagataataatgatttcaattaaggttaagcaattacgaaaAGATAACCATGATTTCAGTTAAGGTCAAGCAATTAAGGAAATGATAGCATGCcgataaaagaggtaacaacttcagttaaggaacataagagtttaatcggcaataagggtagaacatgaagcaattaattccaaataagacacaTAAGGGTGAATTCAGTAAATGGAaaatttaacatgacaaaacaacttcatatttaatggacataagaacctaagagccctaaacggtcaaatttttacaaataagcccgagcacgtactcgtcacctcgcgtacacggcctccacatgacacaattagcacaaatgactcaaatcctaagggatagttccctccacaaagttaggcaagatacttacctcaaagaagctagactgttactctaaaatgaccttgtGAAACACCCCCCGGatgactcaaatctaaccaaaataacttcaattcataaataaaactcatagaaaataattccggataataaagcttcaatctttaacaagaactaaaagtcaacccaaaagtcaaaccccgggcccgcacctcagaacccgacaaaaattataaaattcgaaaaCCCATTTGataacgagttcaaccataccaaaattatcaattttcgacatcaattcgtccttcaaatcatcattttacattttaaaagatttctacaaattttccccaaatttccaacttaattcactaattaaatgatgaaaatagcaatggattcttgaaatataataatattcgggtagagaatacttaccccattgAGTTGCTTGAAAACCCCACGAAACATCTTCCAAAACCGAGGtttacaactcaaaatatatTGAAAATATCAAACCCTCGACATATATGTGTTCTGCCCAGCGCTCTTCGCATTTGCGCACAAAAATGCCGCGCCTGTGGCCTCACTTTGTAAGAAAAACACTGCACATGCGGCCTTTACTTGAGGGCCCCGAGCTTGCACCTGCGATCCAATAATCGCATATGCAATTGCGCAGTAGCGTGATAagcaccgcagaagcgaaagaccACCTAGAACACATATCGCGCATCTGTGATCGACcttccgcagatgcgagctcgcacctgcgctcccctCTCCGCAGAAGCGATATAACATGACCTACATGGATATCGCAGAAGCGGTCACGCAGCTGCGCACTAAAACCCACAGGTGCGACGCACCAGAACTAGCAGCCCTGAAATTTCCTAAATCCAATATCCAAACCCTTAACCATCAGAAATTCACCTGAGGCCCCCCGAAccacaaccaaatataccaacacatcctgtAACAATACacagacctactcaaggcctcaaatcgcataaaataatgttgaaactatgaatcgcaactcgattcgaacttatgaacttttaaatcttccaactttcgaaactcgtgccaaaacatatcaaatcaactcggaatgacgtcgAATTattcacacaagttccaaatgacataacagagctaatcTCGGAATCGTAATCCGAGcccaatatcaacaaagtcaactcccggtcaaatgtCTTAACcgtccaaaacttcaactttccaattttcgccaaaatgcatcaaattaccCTATGGACCTcgaaatccaaattcggacgcacgcctaagtccaaaattaccatacgaagctattgaaatcataaaatttccattccggagtcgtttggtCAAATgttaaactccggtcaactcttttcacttaagcttcaAATATAAGAAGTAGTCTTTCAATTAAATCatgaatcatctgaaaaccaaTCTCGACCACAcaagcaagtcataatacacattacgaatcttctcgagaccttaagccaccgaacagggcgctaattctcaaaatgaccggtcgggtcattacactaatgcaatatcacaaacccGTTCAAAATCCTTCAATAGTTCCCTGTACATCATGTATTCAGAAGTCATACGTGGGTAACCTCCTAGAAAGAAATGTTTCAAGTGTGGACGAACAACATCTCTTCTCCACCTTTTCAATATATACCTCTCATTAATGTTTTCAATTCTCTTATCAGACAACACCTTAAGTATATGGCAGCATAGAATACCTCTTGTTTCAAACCACTTGAAGATATGTGTATATTCAACCATGAAGAGAAATGGATCTTTAGTGTTAAAATTATTGAGCGAATAATCTGTTATAATGTATTTCTCCACTCCAGGGTTTTCTTGATGATCTTTAGGGGTGCTGATTTCACAATGGTACAGTTTCCTTAACTGTACTTGAAAAAATTCAAACACTTCACGAGTATAACATGCTTGAAGTTTTTCCTCCCATGCAAATTGAGGCAAACATTTTGGTTCAAAGTACTTTGACCTATATTCAGCTTCCAATTCTTTCTCGAACTTAGCTTTAATGGCTAACTCATATTGTTGAACAAACAACTTCAAAGTGCTTTGGCGGGTGATAATCCATTAAAGAAAGCATGCATTCCTTCACTTCTTTGTGTGGACAACATCCCAGCCCAAAAGTGGTCATTTAGGTATACAGGAATCCATTTTTCATTCTCCAAATAAAGCTTATAAAACCAATCCATTCCATCTAAGTTATATTTTGCAATATAATCAATCCATCTTCTCTCAAACTCAGCAACGTTAGTGCTATCAAGGACTAAAGCCTTAAATTCTGCCTTTGCAATCTTACCATCAAGAGCTCCGCTTAACTTCATAGGCAACTTTACGAATATGTGCCATATACAATATCTATGTACCGTATTTGGCATCGATGCATTGATGACAACCTTAGTACTATCACATTGGTCAGTCATGATAGCTAATGGATGAACATTTCTTAGATTCCCAAGCCATGTAGAGAGCACCATTTTGTAACTTGTTATATCCTCACTTGACATAAGTGCGCATCCCAAAAGTATGAACTGCCTATGCTGATTGACACCACCAAATGAAGCAAATGGCATATTGTATCGATTCACAAGGTATGTGGTATCAAGGTATATTATATCATGGAACTCCTTATATGCAATCTTAGAGTGTGAATGAACCCATACGATATTATGAAGTCGACCAAAACTATCTACATCTATGTAGTAGTAAAATTCCCTATCTTTTTGCTACATGTCACTGAAGAACTTGAGTAATGATTGTGCGTCCCGTTTTTGCAACTGAAGCTTTTTACTcttcaaaataaattttctaCAGTCCTTTGGTGTACAACACAGATTTTCGGGGCCACCAACAAGTACTTCAGCGACTTATATTTTTTTAGGGTCTTAAGCCGGCAATATCTTTAGCTATAAGAGATCTCTTAAGAGACTTATTAAGCGACCTGCGCCCAACCATCAATCGCGATAGTGCTGGTTTCAATTGATGATTATGTTTTTTAACCACCTTTAAAACACGCCATGAACCattcttctccaaaattccatTTATTCTAGCACGACAATTCCTCCTCTTGGTAACATGCTTATTCCTTGGTTTCCTAGACCTATCACAACCATATTGCACATACCTTACAATATCACCACCTTTTTTGTTTGATGTTCTTTTGACAATGCAAAACCCTAATAATCTTGCATGTTCTTTGTAAAAATCAAACATAACATCCTTATTAATGAACCGCATTCCAGTAATTTGACCTATTACTAAATTTTATTCATTGAACTCATTAGACATTTTCCTGTCCTCTCCACCTTCTCCCTCTTCCTCTAAATAATAGccgtcatcatcatcattatcatcatcgtcAACATGATCTTCTCCATCATTGAAGTTGCCGCCTGAATCATTGTTGACCCACTCATCTTCATTCATCAGACTGTCATCCGAATTCAACCTTAAAGATATGTGTAATGCATTTTTTAGTTGCTATGACCTAGTTTCTAGGCTGTTATTTGGGTTTAATGGCTCCAAACTAGTTTCTTGGTTAGCGTTCATGTTTAGCATTCATGTTTAGGTTAAGGAAAATATGATGAATTATGTGTTTATTGAAAGCTCTCTTATCATATGTGTATGGTATAACAAGGTTACTCGAATTTATATACCGTATAAATTTTCGAAaaacaatatacatatatatatacgaaGGCTTTTGATCTTCCCatctatataaattttattttaaaaaaatacataacagTATATGTATACATACGAAGGCTTTTGATCTTTTCATGAGAGAATGATAATTTTATGGGATCAATATTTTGGGATAATCAATAGTTATTAGCTTGTTTGGGAGGGAAATATTTTGGAGGGAAATAATGGCTATTAATCCAAATAAGAAATCAAGGGGTTTAAGGGTATTTCACGGGTATGATCATCGTTGGGCCATTATGAGTGTGGCCAAATAGTAACACTCTTTCCACTTATGAGTAAGTCTATCATCATACTCAACCTATCA comes from the Nicotiana tabacum cultivar K326 chromosome 14, ASM71507v2, whole genome shotgun sequence genome and includes:
- the LOC142168949 gene encoding protein FAR1-RELATED SEQUENCE 6-like, with the translated sequence MPFASFGGVNQHRQFILLGCALMSSEDITSYKMVLSTWLGNLRNVHPLAIMTDQCDSTKVVINASMPNTVHRYCIWHIFVKLPMKLSGALDGKIAKAEFKALVLDSTNVAEFERRWIDYIAKYNLDGMDWFYKLYLENEKWIPLFVQQYELAIKAKFEKELEAEYRSKYFEPKCLPQFAWEEKLQACYTREVFEFFQVQLRKLYHCEISTPKDHQENPGVEKYIITDYSLNNFNTKDPFLFMVEYTHIFKWFETRGILCCHILKVLSDKRIENINERYILKRWRRDVVRPHLKHFFLGGYPRMTSEYMMYRELLKDFERVCDIALV